One window of the Bacteroidota bacterium genome contains the following:
- the fdxA gene encoding ferredoxin FdxA: protein MPYVVTEACINCKHTDCVEVCPVDCFYEGPNFLVIHPEECIDCNACVPVCPVEAIYAEDELPENLAHYEQWNAYLSDKWQKLDKNMVEKSDALPDAEEWATKEKSEQDILDWQTD, encoded by the coding sequence ATGCCATATGTAGTAACTGAGGCTTGCATCAACTGCAAACACACCGATTGTGTTGAAGTCTGCCCCGTTGATTGTTTTTATGAAGGCCCCAATTTTCTGGTTATCCATCCTGAGGAGTGCATCGACTGTAATGCATGCGTCCCGGTGTGCCCGGTAGAGGCCATTTACGCAGAAGACGAACTGCCCGAGAATCTGGCGCACTATGAGCAATGGAATGCTTATCTGTCTGACAAGTGGCAGAAGCTGGACAAGAACATGGTTGAGAAGAGCGATGCGTTACCTGACGCTGAAGAATGGGCGACCAAAGAAAAGTCCGAGCAGGATATTCTTGATTGGCAGACGGATTAA